A region from the Aricia agestis chromosome 12, ilAriAges1.1, whole genome shotgun sequence genome encodes:
- the LOC121732545 gene encoding uncharacterized protein LOC121732545 isoform X2 has product MYIVQYWHKTRAPSCESSSMSMVLVGRPLHDFCTFDTTFSQYTRGRGYRDWRTRGDPTLINSLWRSRQPLGIRKQLGNAEVYIVLALLIGVVTVVVGCWLSDNCWSPEPEDLLAGG; this is encoded by the exons atgtacattgtacagtatTGGCACAAGACGCGAGCGCCGTCTTGCGAATCATCGAGTATGTCGATGGTTCTAGTAGGTAGACCACTGCATGACTTCTGCACGTTTGACACGAC GTTCAGTCAATACACCAGGGGGCGCGGATATCGGGACTGGCGCACGCGGGGGGACCCCACTCTGATCAACTCGCTGTGGCGCAGCCGGCAGCCGCTCGGCATACGAAAACAGCTGG GGAACGCGGAGGTGTACATAGTGCTGGCGCTGCTGATCGGCGTGGTGACGGTAGTGGTGGGGTGCTGGCTGTCGGACAACTGCTGGTCGCCGGAGCCCGAGGACCTGCTGGCGGGTGGCTGA